The proteins below come from a single Dasypus novemcinctus isolate mDasNov1 chromosome 22, mDasNov1.1.hap2, whole genome shotgun sequence genomic window:
- the LOC101417440 gene encoding saoe class I histocompatibility antigen, A alpha chain-like isoform X2, translated as MAPGTLLLLLSGALALTPTRAGSHSLRYFSTIVSRPEREDTHYIAVGYVDDTQGARFDSDAASPRLEPRAPWVEQEGPEYWGEQTRRAKEIAHEFRKDLRTLRGYYNHSEAESHTYQMMYGCDMGPDGRLLRGYIQFAYDGADHLALNEDLRSWTAADTAAQITLRKGEEAGFAQFEKVYLEAHCVKWLQRFLESGKETLLRADPPRAHVTRHPIPDSLVTLRCWALGFYPAEITLTWQRDREDQTQDMEFVETRPAGDGTFQKWAAVEVLSGEEERYTCHVQHEGLPKPLTLRWEPPSQPPILILGIVAFLVILGVSVVAAVLIWRRKSSGGTGGSYAQAASNDSAQGSDVSLVASRVETLET; from the exons ATGGCGCCGGGGACCCTCCTTCTGCTGCTCTCGGGGGCCCTGGCCCTGACCCCGACCCGGGCGG GCTCCCACTCCCTCAGGTATTTCAGCACCATCGTGTCCCGGCCCGAGCGCGAGGACACCCACTACATCGCCGTGGGCTACGTGGACGACACCCAGGGCGCGCGGTTCGACAGCGACGCGGCGAGTCCGAGGTTGGAGCCGCGGGCGCCGTGGGTGGAGCAGGAGGGGCCCGAGTACTGGGGAGAGCAGACTCGGAGGGCCAAAGAAATTGCGCACGAATTCCGGAAGGACCTGCGGACCCTGCGCGGCTACTACAACCACAGCGAGGCCG AGTCTCACACCTACCAGATGATGTATGGCTGTGACATGGGCCCCGACGGGCGCCTCCTCCGCGGGTACATTCAGTTCGCCTACGATGGCGCCGACCACCTCGCCCTCAACGAGGACCTGCGCTCCTGGACCGCGGCGGACACGGCGGCGCAGATCACCCTGCGCAAGGGGGAGGAGGCGGGGTTTGCTCAGTTCGAGAAAGTCTACCTGGAGGCGCACTGTGTGAAGTGGCTGCAAAGATTCCTGGAGAGCGGGAAGGAGACGCTGCTGCGCGCAG ACCCCCCAAGGGCACACGTGACCCGCCACCCCATCCCTGACAGTCTCGTCACCCtgaggtgctgggccctgggcttctACCCGGCGGAGATCACGCTGACCTGGCAGCGGGACAGGGAGGACCAGACCCAGGACATGGAGTTTGTGGAGACCAGGCCTGCGGGGGACGGAACCTTCCAGAAGTGGGCGGCTGTGGAGGTGCTTTCTGGGGAAGAAGAGAGATACACGTGCCACGTGCAGCACGAGGGGCTGCCCAAGCCCCTCACCCTGAGATGGG AGCCGCCTTCCCAGCCCCCCATCCTCATCCTGGGAATCGTGGCTTTCCTGGTCATCCTTGGAGTGTCCGTGGTGGCTGCAGTTCTGATTTGGAGGAGGAAGAGCTCAG GTGGAACAGGAGGGAGCTACGCTCAGGCTGCTT CCAACGACAGTGCCCAGGGCTCTGATGTGTCCCTCGTGGCTTCTAGAGTTGAGACCCTGGAGACCTGA
- the LOC101417440 gene encoding saoe class I histocompatibility antigen, A alpha chain-like isoform X1 — MAPGTLLLLLSGALALTPTRAGSHSLRYFSTIVSRPEREDTHYIAVGYVDDTQGARFDSDAASPRLEPRAPWVEQEGPEYWGEQTRRAKEIAHEFRKDLRTLRGYYNHSEAESHTYQMMYGCDMGPDGRLLRGYIQFAYDGADHLALNEDLRSWTAADTAAQITLRKGEEAGFAQFEKVYLEAHCVKWLQRFLESGKETLLRADPPRAHVTRHPIPDSLVTLRCWALGFYPAEITLTWQRDREDQTQDMEFVETRPAGDGTFQKWAAVEVLSGEEERYTCHVQHEGLPKPLTLRWEPPSQPPILILGIVAFLVILGVSVVAAVLIWRRKSSGGTGGSYAQAAL; from the exons ATGGCGCCGGGGACCCTCCTTCTGCTGCTCTCGGGGGCCCTGGCCCTGACCCCGACCCGGGCGG GCTCCCACTCCCTCAGGTATTTCAGCACCATCGTGTCCCGGCCCGAGCGCGAGGACACCCACTACATCGCCGTGGGCTACGTGGACGACACCCAGGGCGCGCGGTTCGACAGCGACGCGGCGAGTCCGAGGTTGGAGCCGCGGGCGCCGTGGGTGGAGCAGGAGGGGCCCGAGTACTGGGGAGAGCAGACTCGGAGGGCCAAAGAAATTGCGCACGAATTCCGGAAGGACCTGCGGACCCTGCGCGGCTACTACAACCACAGCGAGGCCG AGTCTCACACCTACCAGATGATGTATGGCTGTGACATGGGCCCCGACGGGCGCCTCCTCCGCGGGTACATTCAGTTCGCCTACGATGGCGCCGACCACCTCGCCCTCAACGAGGACCTGCGCTCCTGGACCGCGGCGGACACGGCGGCGCAGATCACCCTGCGCAAGGGGGAGGAGGCGGGGTTTGCTCAGTTCGAGAAAGTCTACCTGGAGGCGCACTGTGTGAAGTGGCTGCAAAGATTCCTGGAGAGCGGGAAGGAGACGCTGCTGCGCGCAG ACCCCCCAAGGGCACACGTGACCCGCCACCCCATCCCTGACAGTCTCGTCACCCtgaggtgctgggccctgggcttctACCCGGCGGAGATCACGCTGACCTGGCAGCGGGACAGGGAGGACCAGACCCAGGACATGGAGTTTGTGGAGACCAGGCCTGCGGGGGACGGAACCTTCCAGAAGTGGGCGGCTGTGGAGGTGCTTTCTGGGGAAGAAGAGAGATACACGTGCCACGTGCAGCACGAGGGGCTGCCCAAGCCCCTCACCCTGAGATGGG AGCCGCCTTCCCAGCCCCCCATCCTCATCCTGGGAATCGTGGCTTTCCTGGTCATCCTTGGAGTGTCCGTGGTGGCTGCAGTTCTGATTTGGAGGAGGAAGAGCTCAG GTGGAACAGGAGGGAGCTACGCTCAGGCTGCTT TGTGA